The Lycium ferocissimum isolate CSIRO_LF1 chromosome 8, AGI_CSIRO_Lferr_CH_V1, whole genome shotgun sequence DNA segment TCCGTTGATGCTCTCTCCGTAGGTTCAGTTTGTTGTCTTTTCGTAAATGCTTTATTTGGCATTACCGTCTAATATTTATTCGTCGTTGAATGTATTGACATATGTCGTCTACCTATTGGTCCACGTGTCAGATACATTTTTTATCCATACAAAAGAGGCATCCTatgtcattttctctttttaatatgGGAATTTTACATATATGACTACATTTTAGGGGGTTAAAATTGGGCATAGCTAcattttcaatatttacatggtgtagctacttttttttttttttttttttttttttttttgctgtattcatttttttcccgctgtattcatttttttcccgctgtgttcatgaatacaacgatttttcttttttctttttcactgtattcatgaaatgactatctgtattcataaacgggctcgttatattcatgaatacagcgagTAAAACTGAATATATACaccaacaattaacaaatacaccctaaaaaaatggatacaaatctaaaaatttaagcTGTATTCATAAAGGGGCTCGTTGTATTAATGAATAAAGCGAGTAAAACTGAAtacaaaaaaacatatatacaccaaaaattaacaaaatacgCCCTAAATaaatgaatacaatctaaaaaattaacaaaaaaaaactcaaaaaagtgAATACAATCGCCACTAGTTCCGGCCTGATTTGCCGAACCGGAGCCTCACCGCCGCCGCCTGGACCACCACTAAATCCAGTGAAACCAAACAAAATATTAACATGGATGCTGTCACCGTCACCGCCGGCGAAAAACTGGCGAAAGCACCGGcgaacacaaaaaaattagtcTACCAGATCTGGTTTATGAATCGCTGCCAGATCTGGCGGCGACGGTGCCACGACGTCGACCCGTTCATCCTCATCTCTATTTACTCCATACGAATCTATTAGATCTGCAAATATCCACCTGGCCTTTCTGCAAATATGTGCAGAGAGGACAAAGAAGGACTAAATTGAAGTAATATAGGAACAAAAGAGGATGAGGATGGGAGCAAATATTCGATTTGACTAAATTGAAGGCAAATCTGAAGAACAAAAGAGGACGACTCTTCCAGTGGGGGAAGAGGGGAGAGAGAGATGGGAGGGTTGGGTTGGGAATAATGTGATGATGAGTATtctactttaaatatatatgtagctattaattgtatttaacatattactCTTAGTTATAGGATGTAATTAatctaaactatagctactaaatataaatatgtactaGTAGTTAGTTAAGCTATGTAGATATCCCTTTTAATATGGCGTAGTTATGTAAAGTCCTCATTGAAGTATCCAACAATTGTTTTGAAAAGGTTGGGCCAAAGAGGCCCAATTCTGGTGAAGTCATCAACTTGGACCTAAACAGTTTGGGTAAGAGGAAAAAAGTAAGGTCATCCGCACAAATGGCCTTATAAGGGGGCGGTATATTAATGGGAAaactatttatatatacatgttaaggagaaatatttacgagaCGTGAcgataatttttcttatttacaaaacataatgatattttacgaaacatgacggattttcatatattttcgtttttttaatttattttcaaaaaaaaaatatgtatattttttaaaaaattaattaattaattaatttttttttgctcaaaggcttaaaaaattacctcaaatttttgtgtatgaaagctgtatgtataagcgaaatttttaatatagtttttcgtacacaaaatgtgaatgaaattctaagtcttgagcgagatatacacattttataccattctcatacataaaaatttgagcgtaatgtttaagtcttgatcgagatatacacatttcatacacaaaatttgagcgaattttttaagccttgagcaagatatacacatttcatatacaaaaatttaagcgattattttaagtcttgaatgttgtatcaaagttatatacaatgttgttgtagttgtattaattttagagaaatctaacatgaactttatacacgaaaatgtgagcgaaattctaagccttgagagagatacAAATTTTATCGttttcatacatacaattttgaggtgattttttaagccttgaacgagatatacacatttcatacagttttcatacactaaattttgagcgaactttttaagccttgagcgagatatacacatttcatacataaatgtttgagcgaaaaaaaataaaaaatattttttaaaataaatatatatattttttaaaaaaaagtatgtttgttatagggtttgtaatgttatgttttgtaaatagaaaactatagtcacgtttcgtaaatatttctccttaatatgtatatatacgtaattTACCCTATATTGATCCCCTCAAATTgaaggtctttaattttttccctttggcATTTTAAGTGGCCGAAATACCCCTGAGATTCTGGGTTTGAACCCCATTAaagtattaaataaataaataaattcgtAAGGCAGAATTTCGTAGCAAATTAGGTCTATTCGGTAAAAAGTTAGGCCATTGTAGAATCCCAGCAGAGCGTAAAAAACAAAGTCTGCCTTAGGCAAAATTTTCgcgaagccttgccttgcgatttttttttttttttgactgagtggggtttgaacccagaacctcTGGGTATTTTCGACCACTATTTTATgcgaaaggaaaaaaattaaagaccagcaatttgagggccaaaaattaaagatcagcgcctttgaaggaaaatccacgcaaaaaaaatgaaaaacgtatatatacataagaagaaATGTATTTACAAAATGTGAAAAGAGTTTTCAGTTTACAATACATATTAGGAGTCTTTTTACAAAAGATATACAAGGTTTTCGCTCAAGGCTTGAAAGATtagctcaaggcttaaaattaCCCTCAAAATTTCGTTTATGAAAACTATATGAAAtcggtatgaaatatgtatcaaggcttagaatttcttttacattttttgtgtatgaaactGTATAAAATCggtatgacatatgtatatctcACTCAAGATTTTCGGTCACAATTTCGTGTATAAAATCGAtgtgaaatatgtatataactctataaattttgtataaagttcatgttaggtttttgaaaatttaatataacTACAACAGCATTGTTTAAAACTTTCATACAGTattcatacaaatttaatacagctacaacaacatacacaacttaaaaaaacaattttcatacaaactcAAAGATACAATTATCGTACAACTTTAATACAATTACAATCTCGCTTCGAAATTCGGAAAAAAACCACGCTCCGAATCTCTCTTAGAGCTTAAAATTTTGCGCACAATTTCGTATATAAAACTGTATAAAAacggtatgaaatatgtatataactgtataaattttgtataaaattcatattaggtttcttaaaatttaatacaactttcatataatATTAATACAAATTTAGtacaattcaacaacatacAAAACTTAAAAGATAACTTACAAAGATGATGTAACTGTTATACTTTCTTCTAATAAAGACATTAATACGAACTTGCATACTTGAGCACTAATAATTTTCCTCTTAGCAAAAGTATACAATCCttatcttttcttattttcctccacTGCTTAAATTTGGAAAGAAATGAGAAGACCAAACTCCCTCCCCcaacccaaaaagaaaaactttccCTGCTTTAACATATGTTTTGCTTAGACCAAATGGAATGATGTGACCAAGAGGGTCCTTTGTAATATTCGAGAACCCACCCTCAGGATTCTAATGTCCCAGCCATGATAACAGTTTTGGGACCCTTTGAACGAAAGTGCTCCCACGTAACCTTATTGTTCATCATGATTTAACACCAAAGCAAATTAAAGGAGAAAACAGAAAccaaaaaagttaaaagaaaaaagatagaaagaattcaccatttaaaaaaataaaaataaaaattaacgaCCGACAAAGATGGATTATCAAAAAGATTATTAGCTACGAGCAATTTAGCGATGAAGCAGGATTGAAATTGTAGACTAATAGTTTTAATTTTATCTACGCATCACTACAAAATGTGACGGGATAGGTAAGATCACTCCACCCTTAAACCAGAGCCGTTTTCCACTTTAGTTGATCTTACTCACCGCGACTTTGGATTAGTCAATAAATCAATATTATATAACGAATGGATAATAAAAACAATTCTTGCACTACTGCACTACTTTCCACGAAATGCTCTCAACACCTATATCTTTTCACCAAATGTTCATCCTACTACAAAATATtctaaaaaatgaagaaggaagggaaaaaaagaaataaattaaaggcTTCTTCTAATGACGTTGGGTATTTGGAGTGGTTGAACCATGACCATAAAGTGATATAATTTTGGATGCAGATGGGACGTTTTATGAAGGTGATTATATCTCTCGTGACACTGATAGAGTtacagaagaaagaaaaagactaAAGATAtttgaattaaagatgaaaGTTGGATTACATTTATGTTACTATATGGATAGACTACACCTAACTTTGCTTTAAATTACTACTATACTGCAATCccatcacttttttttttctttttcttatccTTTAGTTTTACCCACAACCAAATATCCTCATGAATCCTGTTATACTATCACTTCACTTTCTCTAaagttcttatctttatttaaaGTCATACCCCAATATTATTACCAAAAACAACTTCTTACTAGAGGTTCCATTTTGCTACATATCCAAGATCAAGTAAGTTCAAAATCAAGCTCATCAaaaattgatcctttttttaatagtataatttttttgcaTTTTAGTAAATTGAGTAAACATTTTGTAATGTTTTAAAGATCTTGGTGTGAATTTTCAGAAGAGGGAATGGAAGGAGGAGCAATGACAACTAAGGATATGAAGGTGGAGATTAATTCATCGACGGAGTCGGAAATGATATCGCCAACGTCTGAAAATGTGACGACAGGAGGATTAGtaaggcaaggaagtatgacaAAGAGCAGTTGTCTTTGCTCTCCCACGACCCATGCAGGTTTTCTATTTGTTTGTCAAATTTTCTATTTCgatttgtctcaatttatgtgatgcgctttcttttttaatctgcTTTACAAGAAATGATATCTTCCtatttttagaattaatttaaatttaaactttCTATTTTACACTTAATTATGATATGATTAATAGTAATAGTTGCAAAAGTACTTctgacttattttagatcacaaattttaGAAGTTATCTTTTTTCCCTTAAAACTCATTATCTAGTCAAGTTGCATCACATAATTAAGGACCGATGGAATACTAAATTTTGGGATGATAaaaattgaattcaaatttATTATGTCGTACTATGTCGGAGATTTTCACCTGATACCACATGACTAGACTAGGAACCCCACTAGACTATAAGCTTTGATGGTGATGCAGGTTCATTCAGGTGCAGGCTTCATCGAGCTCCAAGTCTCCAAAGGACTAAAAGTATTGAATCAAATCCTAAGGCTAATACAAATGCTTATACAACTAGCTAGCAATGGTACTTCTATAGTTCTATGGAGTTGCAATAAGAATTGGATTATTATATTGTCACCATATATATTAATGTTGAAATCAACTAGTGGCTTGTATTTTTATGAATGTTTAGCATTGTTCGTGTTTCTTAATTAAGTTGATCTTTGTCCTTTGTGTTTTCACTCGTAGAGACTATGTAAAGTAGCTTCGAGTTCTTTGAATGAAATGTGGCTTTGACTAACATGGAAATGTACTGACAGTTTTTCCCTATCGAAGATATTAAGGGAATTTTATAGAGACTATGTAAATTAGTCTAATGCATGTTTGGGACAGATGGACATTGCTTGGAATTTGATATAGAAAAGGATAAGTATATCGTAATATGTGATCATTTAGAGTTCTAAAAGAAGTGGCGGATCTAGGACTTTTATGGTTcaagtttcaaatttatatatgtaaaaaagcCATATTTAAAGCATGTAATTGAAATATAGCTACTGACATGGAGTTCCAAATTTCACATGTGAAACTCCATGATAATATCCTAGAGTTTCATAGTGGAATTATCATTTTCATGGTTATTTATCAACTACATAGACTAAATAGTGGCTATTTctgaattttatccaaattctATTCTAACCAGTTGATTTATTGAGTTTGAGATATATTGCACTTATTAATTTGATAAATCttttaacatgtatatataatctAAGCCAAAGCTATTGAATTCGAACCAACCTATGACCTTTATTCTGGATCCGCCCCGATTTAGAGGGATTTCATAACCACGGAAAAGAAGACTCAAATTTGTATCGGCTAAGTTATTACTATGATATATGATCTCTCTtaagttaaagaaaaaaaggaaaaaaaaaaattccataaaaGATCTAATTACTTCTGGGGTGAATGCATGACTAATTTCTTGGAAGGGTCAGAATGTACAGATATATATTAAAAGGGGTTGAATGTGAAAGGGgatagataatttttttttcaaaaaaatctaATCAATAAgatcatttttaattttatataatattatatggtgGTATTTCGATAAAAGTGCACGCATTTCAATTATTGAATTGGTCTTGCAGTTTTCCGTTAATATAGGTGTCTTGAGTCATTTTGTTTATTGGGATTTAGATAGATCAAATATAAACACATACTCCAtccgaataaaaaaaaaaaaggtatccatttagccttttttttttaataaaaaaagtattcacttattaaatcaagaaacaattaaccttatttttctagatttgCTCTTATTAACTGTTATGTGATCAAAATCCTAATGCTTATTTAATTATGGGTAGTTTagttaatttacatattttttcttcttggGGTGAATAGTTTCTTAAGGGAAGGTACAAATGgttaagtgaactctttttttgatccggagggagtaacttTTAGTCTTTCTTTCATTCACGATCTTCATTCCAATTTCATTGCTATAGGCGATGTATGCGCTTGAGTATTTAGGGCTGCATATCGGTCGGTTCGGTTCGGGTTTCAAAATTATCGGTTTAACTTATTGGTTATCGGTTTGTAAACATGTTAAACCGTTAAAGAACCGTTAAAATATCGGTTAATGGGTTATCGGTTAATCGGTTATTGTATGTTATCGGTTCGGTTATCGGTTTAACCGTTAAGATTTCACACAACAAAAAATGGCTTGACCACTTTGTACAAGCAAAATCATGCACGGAACCACTTCTTGTACCAAGATCCAAGAATAATCTTAAGTTGCATTTACTACTACAAGAAATTTAATGATTTGTTATGGCTCTATCATACTCAAAACAATGCCGCATCGTGTGGGCATCAAGCACAAATACAAAGGCAAAACCACCAACCTTTTCGACAAGGAGATACTTGGTTAGGAGCTATGAATCCAAATTACAAGGAGACAAGTCTTTTGATTAGGTACATTGCAACTCAATATTGGTCCATGACCACCATGACAACTGTTGGCTATGGCGACCTTCATCTTTCAACACTTTGGAAATGGTCTTCATCATTCTCTACATGCTCTTCAATCTTGGCCTCACGCCATAATTGGTAACATGACCAATTTAGTCGTCCAAGGAACTTGTCGTACCATGGAATTCCGTAAGCTCTCCGCTTTTCTGATTGTTAGTGTATACATATGT contains these protein-coding regions:
- the LOC132066599 gene encoding uncharacterized protein LOC132066599, producing MEGGAMTTKDMKVEINSSTESEMISPTSENVTTGGLVRQGSMTKSSCLCSPTTHAGSFRCRLHRAPSLQRTKSIESNPKANTNAYTTS